From a region of the Candidatus Nealsonbacteria bacterium CG07_land_8_20_14_0_80_39_13 genome:
- a CDS encoding conjugal transfer protein TraC has product MNLPFFKKRTEMPKDISRKQTIEARDIIAPSSVVINFDHIELERKKARSFSIFSYPRYLSTGWFSPIINLNSPMDIGIHINPIDTGPVLKKLRKKVTEVTADISEKSEKGEIRDPALEVAFQDMETLRDSLQTAQEKMFQMGLYLTVYGDNLDQLKDDQNTLRSILESRLIYLNLALYQQKEGFNSTAPYGKDQLQVYTSMNTEPLSSVFPFVSSDLSSNEGILYGLNKHNNSLILFDRFTLENSNMVIFAKSGSGKSYLEKIEILRQLMQGVDVIVLDPENEFRTLSDAVGGSFLDISLSAPNHINPFDLPEPREGERPEDILRSNIINLVGLLRIMLGGLTPEEDAIIDRALSETYASKDITPETNPKEWRKNLPILEDLETVLETMEGADSLVRRIKKFTKGTFSQFFNQTTNISTDKPLVVFGIRDMEDELRPMAMFIVMRYIWNKVRSELKKRILVIDEAWWLMKSEDGASFLYGICKRARKYWLGVTTITQDVNDFMKSSYGQPIISNSSIQILLKQSPATIGTVKQTFNLTEEEKYLLLESEVGEGIFFAGQKHVAIKVIASYAEDQIITTSPEEIIKIRKAKKVTL; this is encoded by the coding sequence ATGAATTTACCATTTTTCAAAAAAAGAACGGAAATGCCTAAAGACATTTCAAGGAAACAAACAATAGAAGCGAGAGACATCATTGCTCCTTCTTCGGTTGTCATAAATTTTGACCACATAGAACTGGAAAGAAAAAAAGCCAGATCATTTTCCATTTTTTCTTACCCAAGATATTTAAGCACCGGCTGGTTCTCTCCGATAATCAACCTCAACAGCCCTATGGATATAGGAATTCATATTAATCCCATTGACACAGGGCCAGTTCTGAAAAAACTCCGCAAAAAAGTAACTGAAGTCACGGCTGATATATCAGAAAAATCAGAAAAAGGGGAGATAAGAGACCCGGCCTTAGAAGTCGCCTTTCAGGATATGGAAACCTTAAGGGACAGCCTCCAGACAGCTCAAGAAAAAATGTTCCAAATGGGACTCTACCTGACTGTCTACGGAGACAATCTGGACCAGCTTAAAGATGACCAAAACACTCTTCGGTCAATTTTGGAATCAAGGTTAATTTACTTGAATCTGGCGCTCTACCAACAGAAAGAAGGGTTCAACTCCACCGCCCCTTACGGAAAAGACCAACTCCAAGTTTATACCTCAATGAATACCGAGCCGTTATCCAGCGTCTTTCCTTTTGTATCTTCTGATTTGAGCTCCAACGAAGGAATACTTTACGGATTAAACAAACACAACAATTCCTTAATCTTATTTGACCGATTTACCTTGGAAAACAGCAATATGGTCATATTCGCCAAATCCGGTTCAGGTAAAAGCTATCTGGAGAAAATAGAGATATTACGCCAGTTGATGCAAGGGGTTGATGTTATTGTTCTTGACCCTGAAAATGAATTCAGGACATTGTCTGACGCTGTCGGTGGCTCTTTCCTTGACATCTCTCTTTCCGCGCCTAACCACATCAATCCTTTTGACTTGCCGGAACCAAGAGAGGGAGAAAGACCGGAAGATATTTTGCGCTCTAATATCATCAACTTAGTCGGACTTTTAAGAATTATGCTTGGCGGACTTACTCCCGAAGAAGACGCCATTATAGACCGGGCTTTGTCGGAAACTTACGCTTCAAAAGATATTACCCCGGAAACAAACCCGAAGGAATGGAGGAAAAACTTGCCTATACTGGAAGACCTTGAAACCGTGCTGGAAACAATGGAGGGAGCTGACTCTTTAGTCAGGAGAATTAAAAAATTCACCAAAGGAACTTTTTCTCAATTCTTCAACCAGACAACCAACATCTCCACTGATAAGCCTCTTGTTGTTTTCGGCATCAGGGATATGGAAGACGAACTAAGGCCAATGGCCATGTTTATCGTTATGAGATATATCTGGAATAAAGTCCGTTCAGAATTAAAGAAAAGAATTTTGGTTATAGATGAGGCCTGGTGGCTTATGAAATCCGAAGACGGAGCTTCCTTCCTTTACGGAATATGCAAAAGAGCGAGAAAATACTGGCTCGGGGTAACGACCATCACTCAAGACGTCAATGATTTTATGAAATCGTCTTACGGCCAGCCGATTATCAGCAACTCCTCCATCCAAATTCTTCTGAAACAATCTCCGGCGACAATTGGAACAGTCAAGCAAACCTTCAATCTGACTGAAGAAGAAAAATATCTGCTCTTGGAATCAGAAGTGGGGGAGGGCATATTCTTCGCCGGGCAAAAGCACGTGGCCATAAAAGTCATTGCCTCCTATGCTGAAGACCAAATAATCACCACTTCTCCTGAAGAAATTATAAAAATTAGAAAAGCCAAAAAAGTAACCCTATGA
- a CDS encoding four helix bundle protein: MTNEIRSEDAGNKKIYNLGERTAVFGEEIVKFATRIPKNVITLPLITQLVKAGTSIGANYCEADGAESRKDFEHKIGICKKESKETKYWLRIIKITIPESKHDAERLWQEAQELTLIFSSIRNSSQKRPGN, from the coding sequence ATGACAAATGAAATCCGAAGCGAGGACGCAGGCAATAAAAAGATATATAACTTAGGGGAGCGTACCGCTGTTTTCGGAGAAGAGATAGTCAAGTTCGCAACAAGAATACCCAAGAACGTGATAACCTTGCCCCTGATCACTCAATTAGTGAAAGCGGGGACAAGTATCGGGGCTAATTATTGCGAAGCCGATGGAGCAGAATCGAGAAAAGACTTTGAACATAAAATAGGAATTTGCAAGAAAGAATCAAAGGAAACTAAATATTGGCTGAGAATAATAAAGATTACTATTCCGGAATCAAAGCATGACGCAGAGCGATTATGGCAAGAAGCCCAAGAACTTACTTTGATATTTTCATCAATCAGAAATAGCTCCCAAAAAAGACCGGGCAATTAA